The genomic stretch GTATTAtttcaaagttttaaaaacgcTGTCCCCAGTCATCTTTTCTAAGAATAGGATCATGGTTTGAAATTTAGGTAAGGTTAACATGGGAAGGAGGCAACCTCTACCCCAAACTCTTCTACTCTTTCTGATCTCAGACGGCGAGAAGGTATATTTCTTCTCGCCGTctgagattgtcagaaagagaaaatgtccctggggacgagattgggtGTGATCAGGAAATCACAATTCATAAGAACGTTCACAGATCCAACTGTATTCagtattgattttttttggatgagtttaaaactaaataaaaaaattaagtacgCTGTGGTTGGCAGAGGAACATGCCCAGTAAACcttgtttgtttataaaaaccACATCGGATATTAACCCACCAGCTCCAAAGAAGTTTTGTCGCCAAAACGATTAAAAAATATCTCGCCATCACAGAAAGTAGCTAAAtcatcaatttttaaatgatgtcaTCAAATGATCGAATGATATGACGCAGCAATAAAAACACCCTCCCCCGTTGGGTTTATCATAAAGGAAATATGGCAATATACAAAGGAGTGCATAGAGGAAATATTGATAGCAATTCAAAAGTAAACATATTGACTTTATATGTAATTCTGTATGCAATAcgtttaaaacagaaaaaaaattcatgcaGCAAGTGAGAATTgatttaattaatttatataaaggaaaaagtattttttgcacatttcttaataactttttaattaCCCGAATATTAAGCGCACACTTCCGTCACGTATACATGACGTTTTAGAAACTTATTTACATATTGGCAACTACGAACTTTCACAAACAAAACCCTTGAAATgacgttttaattttttttgtcaacaatCAAAAATTAATAAGATTTTTTCAACGAAATTCGGAAAATAGGACAAAAATCATAAGAAATATACATGTATTTAATCTACACTGGACTATGTACACATTCAAAACAACCTTTCGTTTAACAatagaaaaacaacaactagAAGAATCGCTTTCCACAGTCCCCTATACTTTATAGTCTTCTTCATTACATGCAGGGGGACTGGGGAAAGCTTActtataatttcaaaaaaagttacaatgtattaaaaataaatatcacaTAAATATACTCTATTTATATTCACAGACATAGATTGATTTGGTCCACAGTTTCGTCAAAACCAACAAATAATACGTTGGAGACTAAGGGAAGAAGCTGTTGATTTGCCAAAAGTTCCCTATTACTTCACAGTCATAAGATATAAAATGAGAGTCGTCCCTCTTATTACCTGCCTATTATGTTAGCCAGGGCTTGtttagaaacacaggtaattcaaaaaattgacaAGTACATTAAAGCATAAAAATTGTTTGCATAAAACTTATGTACACGTAAATTAAGCGTTTGTTTCCAAGCATAATAAATtttctatgtatatatatatatatataattaggtatgtcaagaaaaagaagaattgaTTAGCATAGGTTAGTTTTCCTTACTGCAGTACAAGTCCTTTAGTGATTTAAGTTCTTCTATTAATGctttattttgattttctaGTACAGCAACTCTGTTTTCGAGACATTTTACATACTCCTTCTTTTTACGACGGCATTCTCGCGCTGCCTCCCTATAAAAATGATATTCTAGTTACAATAAgccaaaaataaacaagaaaactcATCAGCATCATTATTCTCACATAGTCTATTTCTAACCTGTACTCAGACaagttttataaacaaaacatacaAAAGCATCAAAACTACAGTCTTAACAAATTGAATATTCAAGCATTTTCACCACATCAGCAAATTAAAATCTTCACAAAAAATGACAGGgcagcatttttgaaaaacatattttgtgagaatattacaaaaaaaattcaaaaatttgcaaaaatagaAGCAATTAAAACACAATTTTCAACACTGTGTTTCTATTTGTTTCTTTCTGCATTTGACTGGTTCATTTATTCTGATGCCTATGAATAtcgaaaatatatttacaaacaATTCACATAATACCAATTCGCAAATGCTTGTTTTTACAAATGAAATCTtaaaaattaatctttttaAAGCATAACAGTCTGAGCAACCAACAAGTTACATCTGGTGTTCTGGTTGGGTTGCATTCAAGAAACAGAAATCTCTCATTAAAAAACTACCTTCAGGTAATAAATCCATTGAGATTAAGTGTCACTTAATGTAACTTTCACACATACCTGTTTTTATATAATCGCAATTCTCGCTTCCTATTGGCTTCTTCAGCCAGTTGTTGTGGAGAAGCAATTGATGTACTGTCTAACCCAACTGGTAGCTGTCCTTTTATCGTATATGCCTATATGAAGTTAGATAGGTTACACAATGCACaattaacaataaaaatcatattttccTCTGTTTTGAAAAGAAGTATGTAAGCATACTTGTATTTTATTTCCAGGTCCTTGAGTAGTGATTATATATTGTGCGTTGTCAGCAGGCTATAAAAGATTATTtccaacaaaaaaatcaaaacgcaTGGACTTAACTTAATAAAGGTGGGAATTAGAAGTCAGATCTATAAAGTTAGCAAACCCACCTGGTTTTCAGAATATTGAACAACATTGTTTGGTCCAACACCTTGTTGTGGTACAACTCCGTTTAATTGCATACTTTGATATTGTTTTTCGTTAATGGAATTTTCATCTGTTGATGGACTCGATGCATTACTACTACCGTTATCTTCATAATTCTCCATTTTTACTGGACCTTCTACTGACAAGTCATCCAGAATTTtcctaattattaaaatatacacaaatatGAAGTTTGCTATAAAATATTACACTGACTCATAGGCATCGTAGGTGTATATACATACCTATAAGATGGCCTACGTGTAAGTATTTCCCTCCTTTTATGGCCATCCCTATCTTCACTATCATGCATTGACTGCAACTGCTGTTGCAGCTGTTGATTTGACTGTATTACTGATTGTTGCTGAAGCATAGGAGTCTTATCCACACCTGATGAAATAGGTGGCACTGCAAGTGGTGCTTGGAATGTATGTTGAGCTACGTCCATGTctatagtttttcaaaaaaaaaggaattaagaaaacattattttaattctACTCTATATCTATGTTACTCTATATTATACCAgaactaatttaaaaatacgagaaatggaagaaaaaaatatgcagagTTAAAGAAATTTCATCTATTTAAATGAAAAGAAGGCTCCCTACCCGCAGCTTTATATCAGCACTAACATGACTACAGTACATATCTCTAGCTAACTATTATTGACACCataaatttagatttattaTCAGTAGTGGGTCAAGTTTACAAATGCACAGAAATGCCTAGGATGATAGTGTATTACTTCTCATAATAGAATCGTACAGTGATTATAATGTCACATTTCATCTACCCTATTACCGCTAGTCAAACGGGTTACGTCAGAAACATCAGAACATGTTGATTTGTCCTTCCTCTACCTACTACGTCAAACTTTCACAAATTTGGAAAACATCATTGCAAACGAACTAGCCAATGTAAATCTATAAAATTGCAGAATATTGCTAACCTCAGAATAAAGTAACTATAAGTTTAAGCTCAAATTATGCGTCGAAAAGGCTGGTGGAATAAAGTCTATTTCTTCTGTTACGTTTTCCTTCTTGCGTGTATAAAATTGTGATGAAAAATGCGTCACTACCAAACGTCACTCTTGGGAAGAAAAGAAATTTACTAGATTTTGGTCGTTGACGTAGGCGggcgtcatcaaaaatgagcCAATAAGAATTAGAGATTTTTGCCTTGGTTGCACTCATCCTCTAAAATTTCGTGTCGGCttaaattaatgtttttacAATTTAGCGCGACCAGGCATAGATTTATTCAACCAATCGCTGCTCATGTATTTTGACCTCATTATGCAACATTGACGTCATTGCAAAACGTCTTAAATTTTGTGGTTAAAAGTGTGACTCCGAACACCGATATTACATTATCGGAACAAATAGAAACCTAAGACCAATCTCGTTATTTAGTGGCGGTGTCtgccaaaattcaaaatttgttgTAACTTTCGGTTAATCATTTGCTCAAAAGAATACTCTATTATTGCCGatagttttaattaaaaattaagaaagatgGGTTAAGTAAAGAGTGTGGCAGAAAATAATAGGAAGGTGGGATTACGAATTAGATTAGTCTTATTCTGAAAGTTTTTAAAGGGTCACAAAATTGTGATGCGTAAAAAGCATGAAAACACAAATAGGTTTAGCACGAACTATGGAAATTGGCTACCAACTCGATAAAAATGCGCGGCAATTCCCCATGCGAGATTATGGTTTCAAACCATGTCAAAAAGCGGGCTTACTTAAAGAAGGGGGGGGACTACTCTCGTCCCTTTCGAGGTTTATCTCGAAGATCTCTTTAGTCAAGAATGGGGGAAAACATCAAAATAGGCAAGAAAGAGGGCACACAATATGGTCAGTTCTTAAACCCTGGTAACGAATTTCAACAAAAAACTGAATAAGCGAGACAAGACgaaaaagaacaacaaaaatggcGGCCAGTATGTAAAGAAAGAAGCGCTAAACTTAACATTTTTTCAGCTGTTTAAGATCCGTCCCAAATCTAGAAAGGTTGCTTTCAAAATGTCGATGAATTTTGTTGGTCAAAGGGCTCCATATCCCGTCCAGTTTAATCCAGGGACACCATTATCAGGTAATTAGGACTAATCTACTGTAGCTAGCTCTCTAAAGTAGTAGCTAGCCTTTCGTTTAAGTCATGCAAGAAATATTAGTTTGATGATGAAATCCAGTTATTTGTTTACTCACTTTTCAGCAGTAAGCTCTTACTTTGGCTCTGGCATTTGCGTGGctggaaaaaagatgctaggatttggcGTAGAGAGGTCGTGTTTTCTTCTTCTCACACCACAGGAGCATCATTTGGGTTTTAGACTATATTATTGAGTGTAGATTAATGGCTTCTGATTTAAAGCCCTACCTAGCAATGCCTTCATTTGGCAAAATGGACTGACAAAACCTTTGGTTCACCTAgcacaatttttttgaaaaatactctttttctttaaaaactataaactaTTATCACTAAACTAAACTGTACAAGAGTGAACATCGTTTTTCCGGTCATACTGCTACCATTATTTAACTGAGTAGCCTGTTAACAAATAATAGGTTACTCTCACACTCGGAGGGTCTCTGGCCTTCTATGCCGTGCCGTACATACTATATAATGGGTTGGATATTGTCGTTGTCCCTGTGCACTATACTGTTTTTCATAtgatagaataaaaataaataaacatgaagtaaaaactgtgaaacgttctatttaaaaattataaattgaaGAATTTCGTGATTCTTACTTTTAATTCATCTATACGATGATGAATAatcatttttttagttaaagaaaaattaaatataacaaaattagTATGAATTAATAATGACATGGGCTGGTATCACCTTTGTTTGATCTATAATTATTTTAACAACCTGCAAGGAAAGTAGACAAGTTCTCTTTCATTGAGCATATATTCATGCATGTTTTTACACAAAGTTTTCCGTAGACATTACACATGGCGCGAAGATCGACCCGAAGACAAGGCTTGGCTAAGATTGGAGCTAGAATTTCAAAAAGCTGAGTCAAAATTGTGCATCTTTTTCAATTTTAGGTAGGGTCAGTTGGAGGACACTAaccgaaaatttttttgtgtgtcgctttactgctgaaaatgtaaacaaggaaATTTATCTAGCCATAGGTTTTGAGATCAGTCAGGGAAAACTGCTGAGTAAGCATGTACTGCTCAGTGTTAAAATAACGGCTGATCAATGATCACTGACCatcaaaatttaacattttgccTTCaggatacaaaaacaaataaccaTATTGGGTGGCAATTAATTATGCCTTCCACGAGTAAGAAGATACTCCCAAAGTTgaatgttactttttatttattacagATCCCTGATAAAAGTTGATATTATCAAACAAACTTTAGAAAGGCTATCCCACTTTCTTTAATTAAACTTTAGATACGCTGATGGAAAATGTCTGAAAACAGGGATGGACTCAAAAAATAATTGGTTAGCATCATTTATAATtgcaaaagtgagtcggtcagTTGCGTGaaaattttcctaaaaattaaaaaattctataAATCACAgctatatttgtttttaatgttagcCTTGTGTACGTTTGCCTCCATTTCAAGTTCTGTTTATGAAAGTGTCGTTTTCATGGTTTTTGGTAGTTTTGACCAATGATTTTGCTTGAATTGCTTTCATTTTGGGTTTGTGGGCACATCTCTGTTTACAGTGGACTTTGATGTATGGTTGCGCAGCACTAAGTACGCTTCACGATCAAATTGCACCTTTATCTAAAATGGGAAACACATGAACCAATCAGTCTTCTTTGGTCTATAACGTGGTGCAAATATGTTGATGCacaaaataaatgtatttttttgattttgcagtgcagaaaaagaaaaaggcaCAAGTTTTTCATAagtttttcataattttgtttattgttttcacAAATTAAAGGACTCCTCGACTCGCTAAACGCAAGGTTCATTACATTTGTCCTGTAATTAGTTAGCATATATACTGTCCTTATTATGTATATATTATGTATGATCCAAATAAACTGCTCAAGCAATGATCTGGCAACTCTGTTCATCACATAACTTCAGGGTTTTAACTATACACTATTCCTTAAAACAACTCTGCTGGCGCGAACACCAATGAATAAGGCAGGTGTTTGCTCAGGGTGTAGCAAAAAAGAATTGGCTGAAATGTCTTCTGTGATTTACGTCTCAATtctgtgatgtgtttttttccAATGTAAGATCCACTGGGTATATTTCGAAAGCTTATTTCATGATTAAAATGGCTGCAATACTTGGTGACTTGTCTCAGATGTAACTAGTGACTGACCGCCATGTACCTTTTTCTATTGCATAAAAAACTCAACATTAGGAAAACAATAGCGAATTAACAAAGTGAATTGTATGAAACATAGCCTTTTCGAGAACTCCCCACAACTAAAATTTTACCAAGGTTTGTTTGTGGTACTCCTTGCAGTTTGTTCCCATTATGTATTTTATCAGAGTTATGTGAAGGATTTTTAGATACAAGGCTGGATGTTGAACTTGTAATACTATTATATAACAATATAAGCATTCCTATCGTGTTTGGCATAAATGTGTTTGTGACTTATCAGCAATCTCTCTCAATGCGTCGCACTAGAAATCAGCATTTTTAAAAGGAGGTAAGAAAATGTAATGAGCTTCAGGGTGCCTATAAGTCATATAGGACCTAAATGGTGTTGGCGTTTTCAGGACAGTTAGGCACTTTAGAAAATTCTTAGGAATTGTTTTGATTAAATCCTGAAAAAACACTTTTGGGAAGATTCAAAAGCTGTCAACACCCTCTTTGAGATGGCTGGAACTTTTCGTCTGAAAATAACTAAAATTGCAGAGTTTTTTCTCACTAACTATCCAACCCATAGTACCAAAATGACTCTAaaaaccatatatatatatacatatttgtgaTGTGTGCCTAATCAGGGAAAACTGCCATGAGAGTTGGTTCTCCATATACCCATTTATGgccaaaaataataaattgctTTATATTCCTCTATTTCAAGAAATAAGGGAATATAAAGTAATATATAGATAtaatagaatatatatatatattatatatatatatatatatatatatatatatatatatatatatatatatatatatatatatatatatatatatatatatatatatatatatatatatatatatatatatatatatatatatatatatatatatatatatatatatatatatatatatatatatatatatatatatatatatatatatatatatatatatatatatatatatatatatatatatatatatatatatatatatatatatatatatatatatattattatatatatatatatatatattattatatatatatatatatatatatatatatatatatatatatatatatatatatatatatatatatatatatatatatatatatatatatatatatatatatatatatatatatattattatatatatatatatatattatttcgagggctgccatcgcacgctacaaaatggattttatatgttgattttgaaaactttattttcaggcgtgcgattaattacacgcctctcctgaaaaagactgatatTGACAGGGTAAGTAAGACTAACaaagcttaaaaaaataatattttcaaaattgccGACGCTTCACTCTCTCGCGTCGGCAAGTTATTGCCGAGGAATTGCCGCTGCAAACAACTATGTTTTTGGGCTAATTTCGAGGGCTGTTTATCTTAATATGATTGATATGCTatcttaataaaaacatttttatatgttAGGTAGATTTCGAAGTCCTTATCAACAAAGTCCACCTCCAAATCTTGTAAGTATTCTCAGttctttgtttttcatgatTACAGTCCTTCACTTTCAACTATAAAAAGTTCTACAGTATGCACATTTAAAACAGTTTCAGTGCCATATTAAAGCTCCTCTGGTGACCTGTGCTGTGTTATATTAAAAGAGTTCTGAAGTTGTTTAGAAATTTTTGAGCAGCCCTTTCACATTGTGTTTTTGTGTTATATGTATTATGTGAAAATGAAATGCTGACTATTGGTCTCTTTCTTTAAGCAGTTATTACTTTTCTATGCATTACACTCCTTATAAacatatatatttcattttaaaggGGATGTCTAGTAGCAGGGGACATCACCGTGACAGAGCAGTCACCTTCATGCCAGTgagtaataaaaatttatttcacctaAACCTTATGCACAATAGATGGTAATCTagctttgcattttttttgcagaacGACATTAAGATACCAAAACCTCCAAAACAACCAGATAAACCTCTTCCTGCATACATGAGATACAGTAGAAAGgtctgtcaattttttttgttttgtttcttaaaacttttttgctttaATATCTAGCATAGTAACGATTTTGTAGTAGACACGGCTCAGCTACCATTACTTTACTTTATGGAAGAATGTTCCTTACAATAACATGTAACTATCTAGGTATGGGAAACAGTAAAATTACAACATCCAGAGATGAAAATGTGGGATATTGGCAAGCTGATCGGGGAACAATGGAGAAATTTACCCGAAGACGAAAGACAAGTAATACCTTTTAACCATCTTTTAGTATTTTTAGTCTAATTTTTAGTTCTGTTTGTTTGAACAATTTTTCTATTTAACTATTTTAGGGTTTTTTCGCGGAGTATGAAGTTGAAAAGTCTGAATATCAAGACGCAATGAAAGCTTATCACAATTCAACTGCATACAGAGAATGGCTAAGAGCTAAGGAGAAAGGTAAAATATATGCTGTTTTCGTGGACATAGAAGATATTTTCTCCACTTTTATTTGCACTGAACTGGTATGTAAATAAAAAGTAGGGTATGATTGTATATATGATGGTAATATATTGTGCGTacgtaaaagaaaaatgttaaagctGATGTGTTCCACTGACATGTAGGATTGCTCTTCTTTCTTTGTCAAACAATTTGGTttcgcaaaatatttttaacaaggcTGGTCTGCCAAAAAAACTACCtatataaaatctaaaaacaataCGGGAATATGTAGCTACGAAATTACTAAGGTGTAAAGAaccctttttttgtttcaattttattttttttgactaTTTAGCTTATCTTAGTTTCTACATTATCTAGGTCCAAAAATATTCTAGACAAAACGAAGTAAATTATTAATCCTTGAAAATATTAGTCGTTTGTTAAGTTTACaaaatttactttattttttttagcacAAAGTGCCATACAGGACCAACAAATGTATGAAAAAATGATGGGAGGTTCCATGCCTGTAAGTATTAAGTAAATCGTCAAAGAGTTTTTCTCCTGAAATTATAGATAATTCTTAACTCGCGAAGGCTGTTTTTGTACATTCTCTCCTGTCAAATAAGTACCCTATCTTTAATCTCTCGCACCATATCTCTCGCACCCTAAGACgtgataaagtttatatatattcctaACTTTTTCTCCCTCCGAGTGCCTGAGTTATGATGAGTAACGATAAGCGAAAAGAAGTTACTAAAACAAGCGATTAAACTGTCTGAAAAtgtatcaaaatttaattttttatccaCACATTTTTCTTTAATCACGCAAGTTCTTCCAcgcaaagatataaaaaaatatctgcTCGAGAAAAAAACATGGTCACTCCCAAATTGTTATGCCCGAAGTTTCGCTTTTTTATTTCGCAAAAAATTTCCGGCAAAAGTTTCTGCccttaaattaagaaaattaaggGAGTTTTAAACCCAATCAGGGAAATTTTGGGACTATTTCACAATTTTATGAGTCATCCAAGGATTTTATTTCAGCATTTCTGTGagtcattaattttttaaaaaattattgtgagTGTGCCTTTTTTGGCATTTTCTCTCTTGTATAAAATTTTCCTCTAAAACCAGGAAAACTGTTATCAAAACCTCTTTATTAACCAGCTATGTTAAATTGATCTAACTTTATTTTCTCCCAAATGTAATCTTTTAAGCTAAAACAttacttttgttatttttctattaaaaaaagatgaaaaaaatatttcttacctCAAGCATGAATCGATACAATTATGTATTTAGAAAGAGGAGCCACGATTTCAACTACAGCAAATAGAAGATGATGACGGtatgtttcgtttgccggttgTTTTGTCAGAGTAAAAATGGCGATTGCAGTTCCTATTCGCTAACTCGAGCCCGATCGAAACACATATTCgaataaataaatgtttgaaCTAAGCAGCAGTAAACAGACGAATTTCATGAAGCAAGGGACGAACCTGTTTTGTTCATTTTTGCGATAAAACCAGAATAAATTTTTCACGCACTTTAGGATTAGTTGCTTTTTTAACTTGTGTTATTTCAGAAGATGCTGAGTTCGCTGTCAAACATGTGGCTTCGTCTCGTTTTCAACGAAACCATCGTCTGATCTCTGAAATCTTCAGCGAGTCTACTGTTCCGGATATCAAGACAAGTAAGGCAACATTACTAAACTTTCTtcagtttttaataaataaataaataaattgtgaAAGTTTATGCCCTAAGTTTCGCGATTTTTTCTTCGCGAAACTTTTTTCCCTTAATGTAAGAGAAATAACTAAGGTAGCCGAATTTAGATTTTAAACTATAACGAAATTTATTCGTGTTTATACAGAGTTTTGCGTATAGGTTTCATGCAACCTTTACATGCGTAGTAGCTTTATACACATTTGCAGAAGTTGCATCTCGAGTGAATGTGTTTAAAATCAACCCAGAAATGAGT from Hydractinia symbiolongicarpus strain clone_291-10 chromosome 12, HSymV2.1, whole genome shotgun sequence encodes the following:
- the LOC130622745 gene encoding cyclic AMP-responsive element-binding protein-like isoform X2, which produces MDVAQHTFQAPLAVPPISSGVDKTPMLQQQSVIQSNQQLQQQLQSMHDSEDRDGHKRREILTRRPSYRKILDDLSVEGPVKMENYEDNGSSNASSPSTDENSINEKQYQSMQLNGVVPQQGVGPNNVVQYSENQAYTIKGQLPVGLDSTSIASPQQLAEEANRKRELRLYKNREAARECRRKKKEYVKCLENRVAVLENQNKALIEELKSLKDLYCSKEN
- the LOC130622745 gene encoding cyclic AMP-responsive element-binding protein-like isoform X1, translating into MDVAQHTFQAPLAVPPISSGVDKTPMLQQQSVIQSNQQLQQQLQSMHDSEDRDGHKRREILTRRPSYRKILDDLSVEGPVKMENYEDNGSSNASSPSTDENSINEKQYQSMQLNGVVPQQGVGPNNVVQYSENQPADNAQYIITTQGPGNKIQAYTIKGQLPVGLDSTSIASPQQLAEEANRKRELRLYKNREAARECRRKKKEYVKCLENRVAVLENQNKALIEELKSLKDLYCSKEN
- the LOC130622742 gene encoding SWI/SNF-related matrix-associated actin-dependent regulator of chromatin subfamily E member 1-like isoform X2 encodes the protein MSMNFVGQRAPYPVQFNPGTPLSGRFRSPYQQSPPPNLGMSSSRGHHRDRAVTFMPNDIKIPKPPKQPDKPLPAYMRYSRKVWETVKLQHPEMKMWDIGKLIGEQWRNLPEDERQGFFAEYEVEKSEYQDAMKAYHNSTAYREWLRAKEKAQSAIQDQQMYEKMMGGSMPKEEPRFQLQQIEDDDDAEFAVKHVASSRFQRNHRLISEIFSESTVPDIKTIVTRPRLENLKRQVQSLMQHQRKLEGEIEDMEEKFAAKKQKILDRTAEFEEKVQKFLEIPSPVTDEEKVNDGDSKTDDGDLKTDDSPKDELLPNEVMETEQTLKSTDDIDLQIQTVGLSAESGENITKKPPMPTNVITSTPTPTVETSLPIQNTPVSESTLPKEVNSTGEKQTSSKTPNVPASTQ
- the LOC130622742 gene encoding SWI/SNF-related matrix-associated actin-dependent regulator of chromatin subfamily E member 1-like isoform X1, which encodes MSMNFVGQRAPYPVQFNPGTPLSGRFRSPYQQSPPPNLGMSSSRGHHRDRAVTFMPNDIKIPKPPKQPDKPLPAYMRYSRKVWETVKLQHPEMKMWDIGKLIGEQWRNLPEDERQGFFAEYEVEKSEYQDAMKAYHNSTAYREWLRAKEKAQSAIQDQQMYEKMMGGSMPKEEPRFQLQQIEDDDEDAEFAVKHVASSRFQRNHRLISEIFSESTVPDIKTIVTRPRLENLKRQVQSLMQHQRKLEGEIEDMEEKFAAKKQKILDRTAEFEEKVQKFLEIPSPVTDEEKVNDGDSKTDDGDLKTDDSPKDELLPNEVMETEQTLKSTDDIDLQIQTVGLSAESGENITKKPPMPTNVITSTPTPTVETSLPIQNTPVSESTLPKEVNSTGEKQTSSKTPNVPASTQ